The following nucleotide sequence is from Leishmania panamensis strain MHOM/PA/94/PSC-1 chromosome 9 sequence.
ACGACACGAAGTCATCGTGGCTACACGCTGGGCTATTACACTCTCAATCCCGATCGGCATCGACGttacagcagcagccccgccATTCAGCTTGCCTTCCCGTCCCTCGACGAGAGCGtctgcacgtgtgcacgGCACGCCCGCCATCTACGCGACAGCGCAGATTTCACGGCTCTCATGCAGAACAGCTACACCGggaacggcagcagcagtcttCTGCACTCCATGCAACCGTGGTTCATGCGGCCGCGCATGTTCATCACCCCAGTCACAGCTGCCTACGGTATGTCTCCATACGAGGTATTTGAACGCATGTCGTATCACTGCAATCTGCtcagtagcggcagcggacaCAGGCAGCGGCTCCCGCAGCATCATTCATCGTATTCTCCCATGACTCGCGAGTCTGTCACCACGCCCACGCCGGTACTCGCAGTGAACAACACCAGCATTCTTATCGAGCCCGATCCTCGCGACCCCCTCATCTCTCGGGCccaggcacacccacacgaaACCTCCATGCTCACGACAAGCCATGATGCGGTGGTTGGCAGCGCGAAGGAGCAGGCCCACACTCTCCTGCAGTGCGCCGACATTCCGGAAGCGGTCGCTGAGTACCTTCGCCGCTCCGCCGATGTCATTAAGCAGCGCCTCGACTACGCGCGGCGACAGCTGAGCCTCCTGGAGCGGTATGAGCAAGCGTGGGAAGAGCAAAACACTGCGCCTGCGAGCACATTATCCTTCGCGGCCACGGCCACCTCTGATGCCGCTCTTGACGCCGCCATAGCTACCCAGTCAGCAAGCTCCGCCGCGATGACCGTAGCTGAGCCGGTATCCAGCTCGGCGATACGAATGCCACCCGCGCATTCTGTGGGAAGTGCCGCCAGTTTCAGTGGCACTGCTAgaggtagtggtggtggccctctgtcctcctcctcctcctccgctcccGTCTCTGCCACAGTAAAGCAACtgggcagctgcgctgaTTCCCTGCCGCGCTCCCTGCGCTATGGTGGCCGCCTGCTTCCCCTGCTCACCGCCCCCAGGCCCCTCTCAAGTCGTGCGCTACTCTTTGACAGCACCACACCGGTCGCAGCTGACAGTGGCGCCGATGCGCCTGTACCACAACGCCAACAGCCGCAGGGGCAACAACAGAACTACACCAGCTCGACACGCACCAACCCGGGTATGCAGGCCATCGCCGGCGCATCCACTGCCATACCGCTCGATGGGGTGGGTAGCTTGCTGGAGACGGAGCGCTCTCTCCCAGTGGAAGTTCTTCTGCAATACATGCTGCATCACGTCATCGCTCTCACTTGGGGGAAACGTGGACTTGAAGTTGACACGCTGGTGCGTCTCCTCGAGCACAACCTGCGCCGTctgccgccgttgctcgCGAACCTGCCTTAcatcctgcagctgcgcagcgctggaTACACAAGCGCATcggccgtggcggcgtcAGCGAGTGACACAACGAGGAATGAAGCGGGCGCAGAGGCCACGGCAGTCCTGTCCTCTGTCTTCACCAcggtgcacacgcgcattGCCGCCCCGCAGCCCTCTTCCGCCCCCACGTTTGAGGCAACGCTCCAGAGATCCTCCCACTGCACCTCGCCAGACAGATCCATGACAAGCCCCTACAGCGCCATCtcacacgccgccgccagtgccCGGGTCACGGAGGCGGAGATAGAGCTGCTGCAAACCTACGAGGTGCTCGATCAGCTGAGCTTGATGAGGCCTCTGTCGGCGTACGCAACGTGGCCTGTGCGCACGgtgccgacgctgctgctgctgcacacagTCGTGAACGAATTCAGTGACGTTCTCTACGTGGACAGCTCGATGGCGTGACAGCGATGCAGAGCACTGGAGCTTGCCCGTGGCCGCGCAGTGAGGCAGGCCcattcaccaccacccgatctgtgcatgtgtgtgtgtgtatgaccGTGTGTTGTATCACGCTGTTCTTCATTACTGGTCTTGGCTCTCTTGAACGTACAAGCAGTGGCCGTGTCTTGGTTGATTTCCTCGTCGATGGCGGCGATTATTCCGCTCCCATCTGAGAAGCGGCAGTCGTTGAGTCGTAGACGCACCCGCAGTGCACCACCGAGAAGCGGAAAAGAGGCCCTGCAAAAGACGCCAGGGGACGTCGTCTCCCCCATCGCGTCTGTCACGGAGAAAGTGAGCGACAACGACGTGGCGAGGCGAAAGACGGGAAGGAGGTGACTGAGGAGCGACTTCTCTCCAGTGCAGCGCCTTTCTGCTTTGGCTCTCCCCCTCAGCTGttgcgcctccacctcccatAAAACACATCCACGAGCACAAAGCATGGCTTGCCTACCTCTCTACCCCTATGGCGCCTTCCTGTGTactcgcctccccctcatgCATctccgttctctctcccatcaGCATTCACACATACGCACCTACACGTCGACACGCCGGCCCGCTGCGTCCCACCCACTCAATAAAGAGCACAAGAACTCACAGTCACCCGTACGTGCGCGCCCGCCGCAAACACGCCAACAAGAGCCACTTTACAtgacttctcctcctccccctcaccgGTAGCCTTACCTCGTGCACGAGTAGTGGAGATCACTGTTGCCGCGAGTACTGCCTCGGCGTCTCGCTCGCGATCTGTGCCCCCGTCGAGTCTCTACTAGGTAGAACTCTGTAGCCCGACCCCCTCCTTtcgccccttctctccacctGATTTCTCTCTTAGCCGCCGTGTGTGGGCGTATTGATATACCGTGCCGTAGAccgtctccccccccctctctcttgtatCGTCGCAGCCCCTCGTTGGCTCCTTTCCCTTGTTTGCACTTCTAcgtttccccccccctccgccctctcccccatttTTTCCGCTTCTCGATTGCGCTTGAAGCAACGCACGCGCATCATCAACGAGACGACCGAATAACGTAAGGAGGGGCCCCCGTCGAGTCAACAACAGCGCGCAGAAGGATGGACTCATCGTtggcagctgctgatggcggtggtgctgctgctgtgcggtcTGGGCTGCATGTGTACTCTCAGGCGCAGGCTaacgctgccgcctccggGACCACGGCACTACCCAACAAGGCGCTGGACCATGTGAAGCAGATGTCGCGCAGCCAGAGCGACGCGCGGCGATCGGGTAGCAAGCGGGGTTTTGATGAAGCCACCGCAACGGAcaatgtgcagcagcgccgccaggatgggacggcggtgccgaaCACCGCGCCAAaccaggtggtggaggtgatggcgccgccgcccaagaaaaagaaggtgacgtacgcgctgccgcaccagaACATGGAGGAGGGCCACTTCTACGTGGTGCTCGGCGAGGACATCGACGTGTCGACGCAGCGCTTCAAGATCCTCTCGCTGCTGGGCGAGGGCACCTTCGGCAAGGTGGTCGAGTCGTGGGACCGCAAGCGCAAAGAGTACTGCGCAGTGAAGATCGTGCGCAACGTGCCCAAGTACACGCGCGACGCCAAGATCGAGATCCAGTTCATGGAGAAGGTGCGCCAGGCGGACCCCGCCGACCGCTTCCCGCTAATGAAGATCCAGCGCTACTTCCAGAACGACAGCGGCCACATGTGCATCGTCATGCCCAAGTACGGCCCCTGCCTGCTGGACTGGATCATGAAGCACGGCCCCTTCAACCACCGCTACCTCGCGCAGATCGTCTTCCAGACCGGCGTCGCGCTCGACTACTTCCACAGCGAGCTGCACCTCATGCACACAGACCTCAAGCCCGAGAACATCCTCATGGAGACCAGCGACTCCGCCGTCGACCCCGTCACCAACCGCCAGCTGCCGCCCGACCCGTGTCGCGTCCGCATCTGCGATCTCGGCGGCTGCTGTGACGAGCGGCAcagccgcaccgccatcGTCTCCACGCGCCACTACCGCAGCCCCGAGGTCATCCTCGGCCTTGGCTGGATGTACTCCACCGACATGTGGTCCATGGGCTGCATCATCTACGAGCTCTACACCGGCAAGCTGCTCTACGACACGCACGACAACCTcgagcacctgcacctcatGGAGAAGACGCTCTGCCGTCTGCCGTCCGAGTGGGccacgcgctgcggcaccgagGAGGCGCGCCTGCTGTACAGCTCGACCGGCCACCTGCGGCCCTGCACTGACCCGAAGCACCTCGCCcgcgtcgcgcgcgcgcggccgGTGCGCGACGTCATTCGCGACGACCTGCTGTGCGACCTCATTCACGGTCTGTTGCACTACGACCGCCAGAAGCGCCTCAACGCGCGCCAGATGACGACGCATCCCTACGTGCTCAAATACTACCCCGAGGCGCGCCAAGCACCCAGCTACCCCGACAACCGATCCATGCTGCGCCCGCCGCCGATCATGTAGTGCCGACAGAGCGTAGTGGTTGGAATCGCGAGGGGGGACCCTCTTTAGAAGGAGGTGATGGGTGTATGGATGCTTAGACGAGGGCGTTGTCCGCGGGGTCTGCTTCCTCGATGGCTTGTACCAGTGGCGAGTGCTTTGCTATTGTTTTGACATGAGAAGCGCACGACTCGTACACacgccgacacacacacacacgcacacacacacaaacacagagagagagggagagagcgaccGAAATGGCGGCAGGAAAGGTGTGGCACATGTGTGAGGAAGCGCACCACACCAGGGGTGCCGCGTGTTACGCCGGAGTGTCTCTCTCGGTGGGTCTTCTACACACATACGGATGTCCGTGTGGGCGGCTGGGTGATGTGCCCTACTGCCCTCCGGCGTCGCTTCTCTCTACCGTCGGGTGTGGTGTGATTTGATGagtcgtgtgtgcgtgtgcgtgtgtgtg
It contains:
- a CDS encoding protein kinase, putative (TriTrypDB/GeneDB-style sysID: LpmP.09.0420); its protein translation is MDSSLAAADGGGAAAVRSGLHVYSQAQANAAASGTTALPNKALDHVKQMSRSQSDARRSGSKRGFDEATATDNVQQRRQDGTAVPNTAPNQVVEVMAPPPKKKKVTYALPHQNMEEGHFYVVLGEDIDVSTQRFKILSLLGEGTFGKVVESWDRKRKEYCAVKIVRNVPKYTRDAKIEIQFMEKVRQADPADRFPLMKIQRYFQNDSGHMCIVMPKYGPCLLDWIMKHGPFNHRYLAQIVFQTGVALDYFHSELHLMHTDLKPENILMETSDSAVDPVTNRQLPPDPCRVRICDLGGCCDERHSRTAIVSTRHYRSPEVILGLGWMYSTDMWSMGCIIYELYTGKLLYDTHDNLEHLHLMEKTLCRLPSEWATRCGTEEARLLYSSTGHLRPCTDPKHLARVARARPVRDVIRDDLLCDLIHGLLHYDRQKRLNARQMTTHPYVLKYYPEARQAPSYPDNRSMLRPPPIM